The Calderihabitans maritimus nucleotide sequence TGGCCAAGGCGGGACTGAGCCGCAGCGCCTACTACAAGTACAGGGACGGCGTTTTTCCCTTTTATACGGCGGCCCAGGAGAAAATAGTCACTCTATCTCTCACCCTGGAACACAGGGCGGGAGTGCTTTCACGAGTACTCAACACTATTGCCGGTGCTAGGGGCAATATTCTCACCATTAATCAAAACATCCCCCTCCAGGGACTGGCTCATGTCTCCATATCCCTGGAGACGGCGGAACTCCGGGAAAATTTGGAGGACGTATTGTATAAGCTGCGCCATCTCGACGGAGTAAAAAAGGTAGAAATAGTGGGGCAAAGCTGAATTGCAAGGAGGTCTGAAGGTGAGCAAAGATTCTGTCCAGATAGGTCTGTTGGGCCTGGGTACGGTAGGCACCGGAGTACTCAAGGTCCTCACGCAAAACAGTAGCGACATTGAACAAAAGGTAGGTAAAAAAATAGAAGTTAAAAAGATTCTGGTACGGGATATCAACAAGCCGCGGCGGGTGGAGGTCGACCCTTCCCTTCTTACTACCGAAGTCCAGGACATTCTGGAAGATGAGGATATTGATATTGTGGTCGAGGTGATGGGAGGCATTGAGCCGGCAAAAGACTATGTACTGGAAGCCCTCCACCGCGGTAAAAATGTGGTTACGGCCAATAAAGACCTGCTTGCCGAATACGGGAAAGAACTCTTTGAAGCCTCTGCGGAGCACAGTTCCGACTTGTTTTTTGAGGCCAGTGTAGCCGGCGGCATTCCCATTATTCGGCCTTTAAAGGAATGCCTGGCGGGTAACCGCATTGAGGAAGTAATGGGAATCATTAACGGTACTACCAACTACATTCTTACTAAAATGACCACTGAGGGCAGCGATTTTGAGGAGGTACTGAAGCAGGCCCAGGAACTGGGTTATGCCGAAGCCGACCCGACGGCCGATGTGAAAGGCTACGATGCGGCCCGCAAAATAGCCATCCTGGCCTCGATAGCTTTTGGTACGCGGGTTACTTTCCGGGATGTTTATGTAGAAGGCATTACCGAGATCAGTAGGGAAGATATAGAGTACGCTCGCGAACTCGGCTATGTTATTAAACTGCTGGGTATCGCCAGGGAAAAGGACGGCGTGGTGGAGGTCAGGGTTCACCCGGCTTTGATTCCGGTATGCCATCCGCTGGCTGCGGTTAACGATGTCTTCAATGCCGTCTTCGTCCGGGGCGATGCCGTGGGAGAGGCCATGTTCTACGGCAGGGGTGCCGGAGAACTGCCGACTGCCAGCGCCGTGGTAGGCGACATTATAGAAGTTGCCCGGGACTTGAATCTCGGTGTAACGGGAAGGATTGCCTGCACCTGTTTTACCCAGAAGAGGATCAAACCTATTGGCGAAGTTGAGACTAAATTTTACCTGCGTCTAAAGGTGAAGGACCAACCGGGAGTGCTGGCCGGCATTGCCAGTGTATTCGGAAATATGGACGTAAGCCTGGCTTCGGTTATTCAAAAGCGCCGGGAAGAGGATTGGGCAGAGATTGTTTTGATTACCCACCAAGTACAGGAGAAAAATCTCAGGGATGCCCTTACTATCATCCGGAATTTATCCACGGTTGATTCTGTAGGTAACGTTATTAGAGTAGAAGGGAGCGAAGACTAATGGTCTGGCCGGGAGTTCTGGCAGCATACAAGGAATACCTGCCGGTTACTGATAAAACACCGTTGATTACTTTGAATGAAGGGAATACCCCTCTCATTAAATCCGAGAACCTTTCGCGGGAGCTAGGTGTCCGAATTTACTTCAAATACGAAGGTATGAACCCCACGGGTTCTTTCAAGGACCGGGGTATGGTCATGGCGGTGGCCAAAGCGCTGGAAGAAGGTTCCCGGGCCGTCATGTGCGCATCTACCGGCAACACCTCGGCGGCAGCAGCGGCTTACGCGGCTCGCTGTGGCCTGAGATGCAGTGTGGTTATCCCCGAAGGCAACATTGCTTTAGGTAAACTGGCCCAGGCTTTAATCTACGGCGCAAGGGTTATTGCGCTGCAGGGTAATTTTGATGACGCCTTAAAAATTGTCCGGAGCATAACCGAAAAGCATCCCATTACCTTGGTGAACTCCATCAATCCTTACCGCATTGAAGGACAGAAGACCGCTGCTTTCGAAGTTTGCGACCAACTGGGAGAAGCACCCAACTACCTGGCTATTCCCGTGGGAAATGCCGGTAACATAACTGCCTATTGGAAAGGTTTCAAGGAGTACCATCAGAAAGGTAAAATTGCGTCTTTGCCCAGAATGATTGGATTTCAGGCGGAGGGTGCCGCTCCCATTGTACGGGGCGAAGTAGTGCCGAAACCGGAAACGGTGGCTACTGCCATTCGTATCGGCAACCCTGCCAGCTGGAAGGGGGCGGTTAACGCTGCCCAAGAGTCGGGCGGATTCATTGATTGTGTCAGCGATGCAGAAATACTGCAGGCGCAGAGCCTGTTGGCTAGCCGGGAGGGTATTTTTGCCGAACCTGCCTCCGCCGCCTCCCTGGCCGGGGTAATTAAATACGCGCGTAAAGGGTACTTCAAGCCTACGGATAAAGTGGTATGCGTTTTGACGGGCCACGGGCTGAAAGATCCGGATATTGCTATTAAACAGATAACGGAACCTGTATCGGTCCCGGTGGACGAGGAAGCGGTACTGGAAATTGTCTTAGGTTGATGAAGAAGTGAGGAGGTCATGGAGCTATGGCATTAGTGGTACAAAAATACGGCGGCAGCTCAGTAGCTGACGCGGAAAAAATCAGAAGGGTTGCCCGGCGGGTGGTTGAATGCTACAAGAAAGGCAACCAGGTGGTAGTGGTAGTTTCGGCTATGGGAGATACTACCGATGAACTGATATCCAAAGCAAGAGAGGTTACGGAAAATCCTCCGGATCGGGAGATGGACATGCTTTTGGCTACCGGAGAACAACAGTCGATAGCTCTGCTGGCCATGGCCATTCAGGCTTTAGGTTACCCGGTGATATCTCTGACCGGACCCCAGGCAGGCATACTAACGGATAATGTTCATACGAAGGCTAAAATTCTGGAGGTAAGTTCAGATCGCCTTTTGAAGGAACTGGGGGAAGGAAAGATAGTTATAGTTGCCGGCTTCCAGGGCATTACCATGGATAATGAAATTACCACTTTGGGCCGGGGTGGTTCCGACACCACTGCCGTAGCCATCGCTGCTGCTCTAAAGGCAGATGTCTGCGAAATCTTTACCGATGTAGACGGCGTTTTCACTGCCGATCCCCGTCTGGTTCCCTCTGCGAGAAAATTATCCCGTATTTCCTATGATGAAATGCTGGAATTGGCCAGTCTGGGAGCTCTGGTCCTGCAGCCCAGGGCGGTGGAATTTGCCAAACAATACCACGTCCGGCTGCACGTTCGTTCCAGCTTTAACTATAACGAAGGGACAATAGTGGAGGAGGTAAGTGACATGGAAAAGGAAATGGTAGTCAGTGGGGTAGCCCATGACCTGAATGTGGCTAAGATTACCGTTTTTGATGTTCCCGACCGGCCGGGAATTGCCTGCCGCCTGTTCTCCGCCCTGGCTCGGGAAAGCATAAATGTGGATATGATTGTTCAAAGCCAGATGCGCAACGAAATAAATAATATTTCGTTTACTATTGGTAAAGACGACCTGAGAAAGGCTGTGGGCATCATCGAGAGAATAAAAGGGGAAATTGGGGCCAGCGGTTTTAGCTACGATGATTCAGTGGCCAAGGTTTCCATCGTAGGAGCCGGAATGATCACCAACCCCGGTGTGGCGGCCCGCATGTTTGAGGCGCTGGCCGAGGAAGATATCAACATTCAGATGATCAGTACTTCGGAAATCAAGGTTTCCTGTATTATCGATGCCCAGGAAATCCAAAAGGCAGTTCTAGCTCTGCACAAAAAATTTGGCCTGGAGGCAAAGGAGAAAGATAACCAGGCTACCGCGTAACAGTTTAAACAGTACTAACCGGGAGCCCCTGCACATATACATCTACGGGAGTGGTAGTTATGCGGATAATTTATTGGTGGTGGCTCTCGGCTTTTATTTTTTGCCTTTTCTTAACCTATCCAGAGGTAGCCGGGGGAGAGGAATCGGTAAGGGTATATATCACCGGCAGTAAAGCAGGTAAGGTTCGCTTTTATACTGCCGACCCGACGCATGAAATTCCGGTATACGTTGATGGCGCCAGAGTTTATTTTTATCCTCCGGCTCTAGTATTCAAAGGCCCCGGCTGTGAGGGACGTACCATGATTCCTCTGCGGGTGCTGGCGGAATTTCTGGGTGCCCGGGTAGGCTGGGAAGAGGATACGCGCAGCATTACAGTCACCAGGGGAGAGGATGAAATAAGGCTGATTGCAAACGAGTTTACCGCCTTTCGCAACGGCCGCCCCTTTTCCTTGGAGATACCTCCCGTGCTGATAAATAACCGGACGTATGCACCTCTCAGGTTTTTCAGCGAAGGCCTGGGCTACATGGTGAAATGGGACGACGCCAGTGGTAGTGTTTTTATTAACAGTTCCGGCAACCAACTGCGCGTAGAGCCGCAAAGTATTTACAGCCGGTTCCGGGAGCCCTTTATCCGGGAAGCGATTAACTACGGCAGGGCCTACCGGTATGCGGGACTTACGAGTTTTTTCCGGGAATGGACGGTTAGGGCAGGCAAGGAGGCCGATGCTCCCGTAGCCCGGCTGGAAACCGCCTTCAGCGCCCTGGCTCAAATGGCTCGCACGGCAGCCAAAACCAATCGCTCACTAACCGAAAAGGGAATTGAAAAGATTTTGACGGAACACCGGGATAAGTTGATCTTTTACCTTTCATTTAACCGGAAGAAAAGCGAGGCACCGGTCAAGTACCGGGCTTACCTGGAACAGCGTGATAACCGGATAGTTCCCGTTGGCCAAAGAACCGAGGAAGAATTTATCAGCGGCAACCGGCACCGGGTTAAGATCCGGTTGGAGTTTTCTTCCCGCCGTATAGATACCGCTTCTTCTGTGAAGCTGGTAGTACTGTCTTCCCAGGGAGAAAAATTTACCTTTGATTTTGACCTTGGTAAAATAAGGTAATCGAAAATCTTGACCGAATGGTTAATATATGAGTAAAATATAAAAAAAGTATTTGTGTAATAGCGAAAGGAGTAGATTTCGTTGCCGAAAGTTAAATTTACCGAGGAAGCCAAGAAATATATCTTGCAGAAAGGCGGAGAGGTTACGATTGATATTATGAAAGTCGGTGGTGGCTGATGCGGGACGCAGATGATTCCTGCCGTGTTCGCAGGTACGCCTAACAACTCCAAGTCGTATCAGAAGCTGGTTTCCGAAGGAATAAACGTTTACCTTCCCCGGAACATCACCGTAAAGCCGGAAGGGCTGGAAATATCTTTGCGCGGTATAGCCTTCTTTAAGCAACTGGAGGTATCGGGGCTGCAGGTTTAAATTATCAAGGGGATGGTAGCGATAAAGCCCCCCGACAACCGGGTGCCTCTTCAAACCTGGGCTTAGTAGTTTTTTCAATGCCGCAAGTTAGGAAAGCTCACCTTGTGTTTCAAGGTGGGCTTTTAGCTTATTTGTTGAAAAATTACGACTTTTAACCTATAGACAATTTTTAGAAGGATATTGTTGAAAAGCGACGAAAAAGACAAATAAGTATATAGTGAATTTTTTCACAAATTTTTCGAAAATTAAGTTTATGACAATACTGGAGGTATAAAATGCCCTCTCGAGCGGCATCCAGTATTTGGGGATGCGGTGCTGCTGCGTTACAAAATGCTCTGGAATGCTTGGTAGCAACCTTTGGTGGAAAAGCGGGATTTGTTGCCTTGCGAGAGCAAAAAGGGGAGAACCTCTTTCTGGCTGCTGCCGTTAATATCTTCGATGATATATATCAAGCGGCCTTGTTTCTCGCAGGTTATTTGGATGCGGAGATGGGCAAAGAAAAACTGCTGTGGTATGAAATTAAGGCGTTGGAAGAGCAGCATCATAGCCTGGCCGAGTGGTTTAAAGTGGCGTTAGCCCTCCCCTTGGATTTGGAAAACAGCAGACTGGGTGTGGCGTGTGTACTCTATGCGTCGGCGGACCAAGTTCTTCCGGGTAGGGAAGATTTGGTACAACCATTTTGTCGATTACTTACTGATACTGCCATACAGCTTCAGGAATATGATAGAAGAATAGCTTCAGCGGTGCTGGAGGAAAGGGACCGTATCAGCCGGGAAATTCATGATGGCGTGCTGCAAACCCTTGCGTATATAGTTCTAAAACTGGAGGTATTGCGGGAAGGGCTTATTCACGGCACCATCTCCGAATCTCGGTTAACAATTGAGGAACTCTGGCAGGTTGCCCGCAAGGCTTACCAGGATTTGCGGGAGAGTATGAACAGTTTGCGCGCTCCCGGGGCATTGAGCGCGTCACTGGCAACGCTAATTTACCAGTATGCGCTGGAGTTTCAATCGCGTACCGGTATTGATGTCTGCATTGACTTACGGGATTCGGAAAAGCTAAATTTCAATTTACATACCAAAATACAGGTGTTGCGTATCGTACAGGAGGCCCTTACCAATGTATGGAAGCATGCAGAGGCCGACCGTATTTTAATTTCTTGTGCGGTAGAGGATAATGGGTTCGTCCTTGTGGTGCGGGATAACGGGCGTGGCTTCGACCTTTCCAGGGTAGAGCAGCAAAGCGGAAACCTAGGGTTGAGGACCATGCGGGAGCGTGCTCGAAGCATTGAGGCAGAACTGAAAGTTCGCAGTAGCCCGGGGCGCGGTACGGAAGTTTCGCTGTTGTTGGCCAATCCATCCTGAGGAGGGGCTGCGGGTGAAAAAGTTGAGAATCCTCTTGGTTGACGACCATACGCTGATCCGGAAAGGAATCATGGCGCTCATGCAAAACCGTAAGGAATTTGAGGTTGTTGGTGAGGCTGGCGATGGGTATGAGGCAGTGGTGAAGGCCCGTAGCCTGCAGCCTGACGTAATCCTCATGGATATTCACATGCCCCACTGTGATGGTTTGGAGGCGACACGGCTGATCCTAGAGGAACTCCCAGATGTAAATATAGTAATCCTTACCGTTTCTGCTGATAATGAGCACTTATTGCAGGCCCTGCAGGCTGGAGCCAAAGGTTACCTGCTGAAGGACATGGAACCTAGGCAGCTTTTTGAATTGTTGCAGGGAGTGGCTCGGGGAGAAGAACCTTGCCTTCCGCGAGAACTGGGTCGGTTACTCCGCAGCGTAGCGGCCAGGACTGCCCGTACCAACGGTACGATCTTCGCCGCCTCGCGCAGTCCCGGCGAACTGCTCACCCCCAGGGAGAAAGAGGTATTGCAACTGGTTGTAAAGGGCGCCAGCAACAAAGAAATTGCCGAGGCTCTGTGCATCAGCGAAAACACGGTTAAGAACCACCTGCGGAAGATAATGGAAAAATTGCGCTCCAAAAACCGCGCTGAAGCAGCCGTACACGCCGTGCAAC carries:
- a CDS encoding ACT domain-containing protein; translation: MYILRKHILEGGLSTAERGERFYLVRESILPEAIRKTALVKMLLDKGEAKTVNEAVAKAGLSRSAYYKYRDGVFPFYTAAQEKIVTLSLTLEHRAGVLSRVLNTIAGARGNILTINQNIPLQGLAHVSISLETAELRENLEDVLYKLRHLDGVKKVEIVGQS
- a CDS encoding CC/Se motif family (seleno)protein, with translation MPKVKFTEEAKKYILQKGGEVTIDIMKVGGGUCGTQMIPAVFAGTPNNSKSYQKLVSEGINVYLPRNITVKPEGLEISLRGIAFFKQLEVSGLQV
- a CDS encoding response regulator, with protein sequence MKKLRILLVDDHTLIRKGIMALMQNRKEFEVVGEAGDGYEAVVKARSLQPDVILMDIHMPHCDGLEATRLILEELPDVNIVILTVSADNEHLLQALQAGAKGYLLKDMEPRQLFELLQGVARGEEPCLPRELGRLLRSVAARTARTNGTIFAASRSPGELLTPREKEVLQLVVKGASNKEIAEALCISENTVKNHLRKIMEKLRSKNRAEAAVHAVQQGLVQHIL
- the thrC gene encoding threonine synthase — encoded protein: MVWPGVLAAYKEYLPVTDKTPLITLNEGNTPLIKSENLSRELGVRIYFKYEGMNPTGSFKDRGMVMAVAKALEEGSRAVMCASTGNTSAAAAAYAARCGLRCSVVIPEGNIALGKLAQALIYGARVIALQGNFDDALKIVRSITEKHPITLVNSINPYRIEGQKTAAFEVCDQLGEAPNYLAIPVGNAGNITAYWKGFKEYHQKGKIASLPRMIGFQAEGAAPIVRGEVVPKPETVATAIRIGNPASWKGAVNAAQESGGFIDCVSDAEILQAQSLLASREGIFAEPASAASLAGVIKYARKGYFKPTDKVVCVLTGHGLKDPDIAIKQITEPVSVPVDEEAVLEIVLG
- a CDS encoding aspartate kinase, with protein sequence MALVVQKYGGSSVADAEKIRRVARRVVECYKKGNQVVVVVSAMGDTTDELISKAREVTENPPDREMDMLLATGEQQSIALLAMAIQALGYPVISLTGPQAGILTDNVHTKAKILEVSSDRLLKELGEGKIVIVAGFQGITMDNEITTLGRGGSDTTAVAIAAALKADVCEIFTDVDGVFTADPRLVPSARKLSRISYDEMLELASLGALVLQPRAVEFAKQYHVRLHVRSSFNYNEGTIVEEVSDMEKEMVVSGVAHDLNVAKITVFDVPDRPGIACRLFSALARESINVDMIVQSQMRNEINNISFTIGKDDLRKAVGIIERIKGEIGASGFSYDDSVAKVSIVGAGMITNPGVAARMFEALAEEDINIQMISTSEIKVSCIIDAQEIQKAVLALHKKFGLEAKEKDNQATA
- a CDS encoding copper amine oxidase N-terminal domain-containing protein; translated protein: MRIIYWWWLSAFIFCLFLTYPEVAGGEESVRVYITGSKAGKVRFYTADPTHEIPVYVDGARVYFYPPALVFKGPGCEGRTMIPLRVLAEFLGARVGWEEDTRSITVTRGEDEIRLIANEFTAFRNGRPFSLEIPPVLINNRTYAPLRFFSEGLGYMVKWDDASGSVFINSSGNQLRVEPQSIYSRFREPFIREAINYGRAYRYAGLTSFFREWTVRAGKEADAPVARLETAFSALAQMARTAAKTNRSLTEKGIEKILTEHRDKLIFYLSFNRKKSEAPVKYRAYLEQRDNRIVPVGQRTEEEFISGNRHRVKIRLEFSSRRIDTASSVKLVVLSSQGEKFTFDFDLGKIR
- a CDS encoding sensor histidine kinase, whose protein sequence is MPSRAASSIWGCGAAALQNALECLVATFGGKAGFVALREQKGENLFLAAAVNIFDDIYQAALFLAGYLDAEMGKEKLLWYEIKALEEQHHSLAEWFKVALALPLDLENSRLGVACVLYASADQVLPGREDLVQPFCRLLTDTAIQLQEYDRRIASAVLEERDRISREIHDGVLQTLAYIVLKLEVLREGLIHGTISESRLTIEELWQVARKAYQDLRESMNSLRAPGALSASLATLIYQYALEFQSRTGIDVCIDLRDSEKLNFNLHTKIQVLRIVQEALTNVWKHAEADRILISCAVEDNGFVLVVRDNGRGFDLSRVEQQSGNLGLRTMRERARSIEAELKVRSSPGRGTEVSLLLANPS
- a CDS encoding homoserine dehydrogenase — its product is MSKDSVQIGLLGLGTVGTGVLKVLTQNSSDIEQKVGKKIEVKKILVRDINKPRRVEVDPSLLTTEVQDILEDEDIDIVVEVMGGIEPAKDYVLEALHRGKNVVTANKDLLAEYGKELFEASAEHSSDLFFEASVAGGIPIIRPLKECLAGNRIEEVMGIINGTTNYILTKMTTEGSDFEEVLKQAQELGYAEADPTADVKGYDAARKIAILASIAFGTRVTFRDVYVEGITEISREDIEYARELGYVIKLLGIAREKDGVVEVRVHPALIPVCHPLAAVNDVFNAVFVRGDAVGEAMFYGRGAGELPTASAVVGDIIEVARDLNLGVTGRIACTCFTQKRIKPIGEVETKFYLRLKVKDQPGVLAGIASVFGNMDVSLASVIQKRREEDWAEIVLITHQVQEKNLRDALTIIRNLSTVDSVGNVIRVEGSED